Genomic window (Drosophila sulfurigaster albostrigata strain 15112-1811.04 chromosome 2R, ASM2355843v2, whole genome shotgun sequence):
AGTTGAGGAAAATGCACTCGACAGTAATTTCAAAATCCCTTCTAAGTTCTCTCTACCGggtattgtaattttttgttagGTGGCCTACCTTATAAGGCTTTATTTTCTCCACATCCTGTGTGTCGTCAAAGTGTTCCAGCAAATCGTAGCTACTCATGATGCCAATTAACTTTTGCCGCAATTCGTTTTCTTTGATGCCATCTTTATCCTTCACTTGGCTACTAATTTGCTTCCATGTAATCTCCTCCTTATCATGTATCTTTAACTCCATGTAGAGCGATTTGATTTTGCTCTCAGTCAAGCGCTAAATGAGCAACAGTGTAAATAAAGAATCttactttaataatttgcaCTTACATTTTGCGCCTTGGCCCAGACGAGATTCAATTTGGCCATGCGAAATGGTCGCTGGAGATTCCGAATTTCCGGCTCATATTTCTCGTTGATGACTTGTTTGAAATGCGGGTCATTTGCCtctttgctatattttttgCTCTGTTTCTTGTCGGCATTTGCACATTgcgttgcaattaaaatgcaaaaggcCACAAGTGCCACAATAGACAAGTGACACGTTTTCGTCATGATTCTTctgtagcaaaaaaaaaccgatCAAATCTTCCAGCTAGCTGTTCTTCCTCCTCCACTGAGAAGCTCGTCTCGCAACAAGTCTCCAGCGCAGTGTGGCCATATAATTTACGGCGCTGCCACATTGATGTTTCGTTATCGATATGCAAATCGACACTGTTTAAAGCAGAGTTGCTTTTGCTCCACAGCCGGCGcgtcaatttaaattcaaaccACATTATAGGCGTATTTAATACTGTTTTATTAATCGTTCTAAGTTGatatatacatttcggtatttacaaatattaagtTAAGACCGCAATTTCAGCTACGCTCACATACATAATTCGCATAACCCCAAtgaagataataataataattgcacaTTGTGATGTCCTTTCGAGTTGTTTTCGAGTTTTGATTTCTAATTCAACGTATGGCCTGTGACATGTGTAGTGGCGTCACCATCAGCGCCAGCTCGGCATCTTTTAGATTGGCACCACGTAAATTGGCCTCCTGTAAGTCGCTGCCCGACAAATTGCAACGCTCTAAATCAGCGCCAGCCAAAACTGCTGCTCTTAGATTGCAATTCTTCATGTTGGCATTCTTGAGGTTGGCCACACGTAAATTAACGCCCGCCATGTTGCTGCCCTCCAGGCAGGCGCCCTTAAGATTTACGCCCTCCAGATTGGAGCGAACTCCTGTGGGATCTTCAAAGTTGCAGCCCCTTAAGTTGGCGCCCTCCTTTAAGAGAGAAATGTTAGTTATCGGTGCCGATTAATCATCGTTATTGTTACGACGTTACCATATTAGCGCAGAGTCCGCGTACTGAAACCAACTGAGCACATTCCAGATTCGCATTTTGAAGATCTGCGCGTtccaaacaacaataattgaGATTTGTGTGCGACAAATTGCAGCGCGACATATTGGCGTACTATTAGAATATAAGATACATATAGTAAGAGTACATTTTTATCTTGGTTACCCACCTTAAAGTTAATGTTGCGAAAGTCGAGCTTGCGTAGATCGGCGCCAGCTAGATTAACACCCTGGAAACGCAGCTCTGTGATTGAGGGAGTCTGAATGATGGCTTTTATCACCTCCATGCGAGTCAAAGGTCTGTCATCGACCAATTGCTCCTGCTCGCCTAACTTTTCCTCAAGGTGCGTGACCAGCGAGTATATGCCAAAGAAACGCGCCTCCTCCAAAACACCTTTAATGCTGATATGACTTTCACAGACGAATTCGCCGTGACGCAGATAATTAATTATAGGCTCAAAATACCGAGCACTGCGATCGATTAAATAAGCTCCCTGCTCATCACGTTCACTGGGCATCATGCCGCCAGCATCCTGCAGAAACATTCGGGCCAACATTGAATCCGGTTCGCGGCCCACAAGCGtatcaattgttgttgtataaaTTTTACCACCAACATTCAGTTTTATccatttatttgttgaaaaatttttgtgtgttgtgacGGCTGGAACAACAGCATTACATGTACTTTCTGGCGTTCCATCGCTTtccatttgttttctttaaattttgtgtattcttgttttgttgtgttcacTTTGTTTcgcgtttttttgttgctgcaaatTTTCTTTGAGTTGCCTcttgcgttttgtttgtttgttcgtGCAAAAATGCATTGGAGTGGCAGCACCGTTCGACAGCAATCGCTATCGTTGTGGTGGCAACGCCTTATGCACAGCCATCGATATGTACACGCAATCATAATCGATATGTGCTAGCGATAAAGTA
Coding sequences:
- the LOC133835969 gene encoding BTB/POZ domain-containing protein KCTD9, producing MESDGTPESTCNAVVPAVTTHKNFSTNKWIKLNVGGKIYTTTIDTLVGREPDSMLARMFLQDAGGMMPSERDEQGAYLIDRSARYFEPIINYLRHGEFVCESHISIKGVLEEARFFGIYSLVTHLEEKLGEQEQLVDDRPLTRMEVIKAIIQTPSITELRFQGVNLAGADLRKLDFRNINFKYANMSRCNLSHTNLNYCCLERADLQNANLECAQLVSVRGLCANMEGANLRGCNFEDPTGVRSNLEGVNLKGACLEGSNMAGVNLRVANLKNANMKNCNLRAAVLAGADLERCNLSGSDLQEANLRGANLKDAELALMVTPLHMSQAIR